Proteins encoded in a region of the Fusarium falciforme chromosome 6, complete sequence genome:
- a CDS encoding NAAA-beta domain-containing protein — MTPSPTMAQDSDIPTFRIDLARSPEDRYVDVAATFGPRIRTLGHVFDELLESMLGSKWLARIAKFLARVFLRRVHDEEETREIRGFAKVARCDLFLVVALNVFLDVMMGCTAGCVKVKGKQVQDERLMHFRTLDWGLDPLRDLVIVLEYVDSSKDPDHVIATSITYAGFMGVLTGVKENLSLSLNYRPLHLCDNSHLKKHQLLVILGFRPSVSSILRHTLFNQQKTETPSSLVESAKQLAGVRSAPCYLTLCDGNHAVVIEKDLLTGRLRENDRFIVQTNHDSCDATRCGTELRSEPVAPHPELWLRDSNDRMDAISDKWSDHCSTEASSDDEAVVVDDNKSSVKQETLREWMMDKRISNGFTHFACIMDPATGRVPWLRRGPAPEVKVDVEDAAKE; from the exons AtgactccatcaccaaccatgGCGCAGGACAGCGACATTCCAACTTTTAGGATCGACCTCGCCCGATCACCCGAGGATCGATATGTAGACGTCGCTGCTACGTTTGGACCTCGAATTCGTACTCTTGGTCATGTTTTtgacgagcttctcgagtCGATGCTGGGTTCCAAGTGGCTTGCTCGGATCGCCAAGTTTCTAGCCAGGGTGTTTCTACGACGGGTgcacgatgaagaggaaacGCGTGAGATAAGAGGGTTTGCCAAGGTCGCTCGGTGCGATCTCTTTCTCGTGGTGGCGCTCAACGTGTTTCTGGATGTCATGATGGGCTGCACAGCTGGCtgcgtcaaggtcaaggggaaGCAAGTGCAGGATGAGCGTCTGATGCACTTTCGCACTCTTGACTGGGGGTTGGATCCGCTGAGGGATTTGGTGATTGTGCTCGAGTATGTAGACTCGTCCAAGGATCCAGATCATGTCATTGCCACGTCGATTACATATGCTGGCTTCATGGGAGTGTTGACTGGAGTAAA GGAGAATTTGTCACTCTCTCTTAACTATCGCCCGTTGCATCTTTGCGACAACTCTCATCTTAAGAAGCATCAGCTTCTCGTTATTCTTGGCTTCCGGCCTTCTGTGTCTTCTATCCTAAGGCACACACTCTTCAACCAGCAAAAGACAGAGACACCATCTTCTCTCGTCGAAAGCGCCAAGCAACTAGCCGGTGTCCGGAGTGCACCATGCTATCTTACCCTATGCGACGGAAACCACGCCGTCGTGATCGAAAAGGACCTCTTGACTGGTCGTCTCCGAGAGAATGACCGCTTCATCGTACAGACAAACCACGACTCGTGCGATGCCACAAGGTGCGGCACAGAACTACGCTCCGAACCGGTAGCCCCCCATCCTGAGCTCTGGCTCCGGGATTCCAACGACCGCATGGATGCCATTAGCGACAAGTGGAGTGATCACTGCAGCACGGAAGCTTCTAGCGATGATGAGGCTGTTGTCGTGGATGACAACAAGAGCTCTGTTAAGCAGGAGACTCTGCGGGAATGGATGATGGATAAGAGGATTTCGAACGGGTTTACGCATTTTGCTTGTATTATGGATCCGGCTACGGGGAGGGTGCCTTGGTTGAGGAGGGGACCTGCTCCTGAGGTCAAGGTGGATGTTGAGGATGCGGCCAAGGAGTAG
- a CDS encoding N-acetyltransferase domain-containing protein encodes MSSNLIIRPATRQDVPIILGMMRATAAEQCASSSVKATEQDLLDNIDFGDSDTSNPCGRFTKIILAVAPEGIAGMATYFLTFAAWLGRSGVCLEDLYVAPEYRRRGYARDLIQAIAKEANELGCSRMEWQCYKDNHRALQFYQSLGAKVMDPIAYLRLDKEDMEKLAEEKTASFLN; translated from the exons ATGTCGAGCAACCTGATTATCCGACCCGCAACACGCCAAG ATGTCCCGATTATCCTCGGCATGATGCGTGCAACTGCCGCTGAGCAGTGTGCCTCCTCCAGCGTGAAAGCAACCGAGCAggacctcctcgacaacatcGACTTTGGAGACTCAGACACCTCCAATCCCTGTGGCCGCTTCACTAAGATCATCCTTGCCGTGGCACCAGAGGGTATCGCCGGCATGGCAACCTACTTCCTCACGTTTGCAGCCTGGCTTGGCCGATCAGGAGTATGCCTGGAAGATCTCTACGTGGCCCCAGAGTACCGCCGCAGGGGCTACGCGCGGGATCTCATCCAGGCCATCGCAAAGGAGGCCAATGAGCTGGGGTGCTCTCGGATGGAGTGGCAGTGCTACAAGGATAACCACCGAGCTCTGCAGTTCTATCAGAGCCTCGGGGCAAAGGTCATGGATCCGATAGCCTACCTCCGTCTTGACAAGGAGGAcatggagaagctggcaGAGGAAAAGACAGCTTCCTTCCTGAACTAG
- a CDS encoding Calcium-transporting ATPase gives MDSSAPQPAGRPRAPTITVDTAAIDAGNDDAGNAPVRSPAGLSSINTDTLSSRIGNPASVISSPLDDANTLAVPPSKSRSESWSSSPTTKVGSDHDRDIHVFRQAQKGDINEILKADPGEEHLYNVENNPFAFSPGHLSKLINPKNLSAFAALGGLPGLEKGLRTDSRAGLSLDEGKLSDSVSFEDATAATSPSDYSPKAPKHSDTQPSQPDSHGKDKFVDRTRVYGPNRLPEPKSKSLLELAWIALQDRVLILLSVAAVVSLALGLYQTFGVTHHEGAKIEWVEGVAIIVAITIVVVVGALNDWQKERQFRKLNQKKEDRLVKVTRSGKPMSISIHDVLVGDVMLLEPGDVIPVDGVFIGGHNLSCDESSATGESDLIKKVPADAVLHALLHEDSPKLKKLDPFIISGAKVLDGVGTFLVTAVGQQSSHGKTMMSLRDDPGLTPLQAKLNLLAGYIAKLGSAAGLLLFFVLLIEFLVRLPNNDDTGEQKGQSFLRILITSITIIVVAVPEGLPLAVTLSLAFATKKMTKENNLVRHLQSCETMGNATVICSDKTGTLTENVMTVVAGSLGKKGQLVFGESNFEQDNGSGAKKDEAQGTDLISLNQLSSKLDPEYQTFLKTAITVNTTAFESEENGKQGFVGTKTETALLDWARRCLGLGPLAIERSNHPVTRLFPFNSQRKCMGAVVEVPGQTKDKPKYRLFIKGASEIVLAQCTTILGDPTKAPSTETLSDSHKEEIRDMIFAYATNSLRTLALAYRDFESWPPVLSLSPSLGNEEEDSKEIDLTDLVNNLTWIGVVGIQDPVRKGVPEAVQDCATASVSVKMVTGDNVETARAIGRECGILTEENVKEKNAVMEGSEFRKLDERERAQVVKGLHILARSSPEDKRILVKALRAQGQIVAVTGDGTNDAPALKAADVGFSMGITGTEVAKEASDIILMDDNFSSIVKALAWGRAINDSVKKFLQFQLTVNITAVFITFISAVSDDEETSVLNAVQLLWVNLIMDTFAALALATDPPTGSLLHREPEPRTAPLITITMWKMIIGQSIYQLIVCFVLWFAGPDFLGYPEKELRTLIFNVFVFMQIFKLVNSRRIDNRLNIFEGLHRNHLFMLMMSIMVGGQLIIIYVGGEAFVVVRLNGIQWAISVVLGFFSIPIGVLIRLFPDRWFQAIVDVLVKLWPKWLRLRRKKKSPEDGDETPTNPEDYDLGDALFGIRDDLEFLKKVRGGRMAAFSDAMAKSRELMLLHRHRSESRSRSKVRSRRGSSRSSNRPPISPMMSVVGMPGIVAASVGGLGPSGQSVNERSENP, from the exons ATGGACTCCAGCGCTCCCCAGCCGGCAGGGCGCCCTCGCGCGCCCACCATCACGGTAGACACTGCTGCAATTGACGCTGGAAACGATGATGCCGGTAATGCTCCAGTGCGATCGCCCGCGGGACTCTCGTCAATCAATACTGACACACTCTCCTCACGAATAGGCAATCCAGCCTCTGTAATCTCTTCTCCCCTCGACGACGCAAACACCCTGGCCGTGCCCCCGTCCAAGTCGAGGTCCGAATCGTGGTCCTCCTCGCCTACCACGAAAGTCGGGTCTGACCATGATCGCGACATCCACGTCTTTCGACAAGCTCAAAAGGGCGACATCAacgagatcctcaaggccgACCCGGGCGAGGAACACCTCTACAATGTCGAAAACAACCCTTTTGCCTTTTCCCCAGGCCacctctccaagctcatcaacccCAAGAACCTGTCGGCCTTTGCGGCGCTCGGCGGACTCCCCGGCCTCGAAAAGGGCCTGCGAACAGATAGTCGCGCGGGCCTGAGTCTTGACGAGGGGAAGCTCTCGGACTCGGTGTCCTTTGAGGACGCGACTGCAGCGACCAGCCCGTCAGATTACTCCCCCAAGGCGCCTAAACATAGCGACACACAGCCTAGTCAGCCAGACTCGCATGGGAAGGATAAGTTTGTCGACAGAACAAGAGTCTACGGGCCTAACCGATTACCGGAGCCAAAGTCCAAGTCGCTGCTTGAACTTGCCTGGATCGCGCTGCAGGATCGCGTCCTTATTCTTCTGAGCGTCGCTGCCGTCGTATCGCTCGCCCTGGGTCTGTACCAGACATTTGGAGTTACTCATCATGAAGGCGCCAAGATCGAATGGGTGGAAGGCGTCGCCATCATTGTCGCCATCACGATTGTCGTCGTTGTTGGTGCTCTTAACGATTGGCAAAAGGAACGGCAGTTTCGTAAGCTGaaccagaagaaggaggatcgTCTCGTCAAGGTGACGCGATCGGGCAAACCCATGTCCATCTCGATCCACGATGTCCTGGTAGGAGATGTCATGCTCCTCGAGCCCGGTGATGTTATTCCCGTGGACGGTGTATTCATCGGTGGACACAATCTCAGCTGCGACGAGTCTTCAGCCACTGGTGAATCGgatctcatcaagaaggtTCCTGCGGATGCTGTTCTTCACGCTCTCTTGCACGAGGATTCGCCCAAGCTTAAGAAGCTTGATcccttcatcatctcgggCGCCAAGGTTCTTGACGGAGTTGGAACGTTTCTGGTTACGGCGGTTGGACAGCAGTCTAGCCATGGAAAGACTATGATGTCTCTGCGCGACGACCCGGGATTGACTCCATTGCAGGCTAAGCTGAATCTTCTGGCTG GTTACATTGCAAAGCTGGGAAGTGCCGCTGGTCTGCTTCTATTCTTTGTCCTTCTCATCGAGTTTTTGGTCCGACTTCCCAATAACGACGACACCGGCGAGCAAAAGGGCCAGAGCTTTCTCCGAATCCTGatcacctccatcaccatcatcgtcgttgcGGTCCCCGAAGGACTTCCTCTCGCCGTGACGCTATCTCTTGCTTTCGCCACCAAGAAGATGACCAAGGAGAACAACCTGGTACGACATCTGCAGTCTTGCGAGACTATGGGGAATGCCACTGTCATTTGCTCCGACAAGACTGGTACCCTTACTGAGAACGTCATGACGGTTGTTGCTGGTTCTCTGGGTAAGAAAGGTCAACTGGTATTCGGCGAATCCAACTTTGAGCAAGACAACGGCTCGGGCGCAAAGAAGGACGAGGCTCAAGGCACAGACTTGATCTCTCTCAACCAGCTTTCATCCAAGCTCGACCCCGAGTATCAGACCTTTCTCAAGACGGCCATTACTGTCAACACTACAGCTTTCGAGTCCGAGGAGAATGGTAAGCAGGGCTTTGTAGGAACAAAGACTGAGACTGCCTTGCTCGACTGGGCTCGTCGATGCCTCGGTCTTGGTCCCCTGGCCATCGAACGATCCAACCATCCCGTGACGCGCCTCTTCCCTTTCAACTCGCAGCGCAAGTGCATGGGAGCCGTTGTCGAAGTCCCCGGCCAGACCAAGGATAAGCCCAAGTACCGTCTCTTCATCAAGGGTGCTTCCGAGATTGTCCTTGCTCAGTGCACCACGATTCTTGGTGATCCTACAAAGGCCCCTAGCACGGAAACGCTCTCAGACTCCCACAAGGAGGAGATTCGGGACATGATCTTTGCGTATGCTACCAACTCTCTGCGAACTCTGGCTCTTGCGTACCGCGACTTTGAGTCGTGGCCGCCTGTTCTGAGCTTGAGCCCAAGCTTGGGtaacgaggaagaggattcCAAGGAGATTGACCTGACGGATCTTGTCAACAACCTGACATGGATAGGTGTCGTCGGAATCCAGGATCCTGTTCGAAAGGGTGTCCCCGAAGCTGTTCAAGATTGCGCCACCGCTTCGGTCTCCGTCAAGATGGTCACTGGTGACAACGTCGAGACTGCCCGAGCTATCGGCCGCGAATGTGGTATCCTTACCGAGGAAaacgtcaaggagaagaacgcCGTCATGGAAGGTTCCGAGTTCCGTAAGCTCGATGAGCGAGAACGCGCACAGGTCGTCAAGGGCCTTCACATCCTGGCTCGTTCTAGTCCTGAGGATAAGCGTATTCTCGTCAAGGCTCTCAGAGCTCAGGGTCAGATTGTTGCTGTTACTGGTGACGGTACAAACGATGCCCCAGCTCTCAAGGCCGCCGACGTTGGTTTCTCGATGGGTATCACCGGAACTGAAGTCGCAAAGGAAGCTTCAGACATTATCCTCATGGACGACAACTTCTCCTCCATCGTCAAGGCCCTCGCTTGGGGACGTGCCATCAACGACTCTGTCAAGAAGTTCCTTCAGTTCCAGCTCACGGTCAACATTACTGCCGTCTTCATCACCTTTATTTCCGCCGTCTCGGACGACGAAGAGACGTCGGTCCTCAACGCCGTCCAGCTTCTCTGGgtcaacctcatcatggACACCTTTGCCGCTCTCGCCCTCGCTACGGATCCCCCTACCGGAAGTCTCCTCCACCGCGAGCCTGAACCCCGTACTGCGcctctcatcaccatcaccatgtgGAAGATGATCATCGGCCAGTCCATCTACCAGCTCATCGTGTGCTTCGTCCTCTGGTTCGCAGGCCCCGATTTCCTCGGCTACCCCGAGAAGGAATTGCGAAccctcatcttcaacgtcTTTGTGTTTATGCAAATCTTCAAGCTCGTCAACAGCAGACGCATCGACAACCGTCTCAACATCTTTGAGGGCCTGCACCGCAACCACCTCTTCATGCTCATGATGTCCATAATGGTTGGCGGCCAGCTCATCATCATATACGTTGGAGGCGAAGCCTTTGTGGTGGTCCGCCTCAATGGCATTCAGTGGGCCATCTCTGTCGTCCTGGGCTTCTTTTCGATTCCTATTGGTGTGCTCATCCGTCTCTTCCCCGATCGTTGGTTCCAGGCTATCGTGGATGTTTTGGTCAAGCTGTGGCCCAAGTGGCTTCGTCtgcggaggaagaagaagtcgcCTGAGGATGGCGACGAGACCCCTACAAACCCAGAAGACTACGACCTGGGTGACGCGCTGTTTGGTATCCGCGATGATCTCGAGTTCTTGAAGAAGGTCCGCGGTGGGCGCATGGCTGCGTTCAGCGATGCCATGGCCAAGTCTCGTGAGCTGATGCTtctccatcgtcatcgttcCGAGTCTCGCTCTAGGAGCAAGGTCAGGAGCAGGAGAGGATCTTCGCGATCTTCCAACAGACCACCTATTTCGCCCATGATGTCTGTCGTGGGCATGCCTGGTATCGTGGCGGCTAGCGTTGGTGGTCTTGGGCCTTCTGGTCAGAGTGTAAATGAAAGGAGCGAGAATCCTTAG
- a CDS encoding Amine oxidase — translation MVLPHPFDPLSANEISTSVDIVKKYHSGPCYFNVVSLHEPRKAEMLRWLEHPSDSNRPARIADVVVILPDGKVYDGLVDLKAKKVTKWEKLDGLQPIITPEELNQVETIMRKDPEVIKQCEISGIPASDMHKVYCDPWTIGYDERFGNSVRLQQALMYYRPDPDTFQYQYPLDFCPIFDGAKKAIIHIDIPKVRRPLSKQKPIDYIPRAIEAAGGYRKDIKPINITQPEGVSFTMNGRVLSWQNWKFHIGFNYKEGIVLNHITFNDKGIERPVFYRLSLSEMVVPYGNPEHPHQRKHAFDLGEYGAGYLTNSLALGCDCKGVIHYLDADFATRDGSIRTIKNAICIHEEDNGILFKHTDFRDDSVTVTRARKLIVQQIFTAANYEYACQWVFHQDGTIQPEIKLTGILNTYSLNPGEDAGPWGTEVYPQVNAHNHQHLFCLRINPMIDGTNNTVNMVDTVPSDAPVGSPENFYGNAFYAKKTKLRTSGEAKTDYNGATSRTWEMVNESKLHPYSKKPVSYKLVSREVPGLLPKPGSLVWKRAGFARHAVHVTPYRDDELWPAGRHVPQTSGEPSMGLPEWMANNNESTENTDIVLWHTFGVTHIPAPEDFPIMPVEPMTLLLRPRNFFTNNPCMDVPPSYSITPTQVAENKGALDQTDKVSQLAFGGKSCCSGGNASARL, via the exons ATGGTACTCCCTCACCCTTTCGATCCTCTCTCTGCCAATGAGATCTCGACTTCCGTCGACATCGTCAAGAAGTACCATTCCGGACCATGTTACTTCAACGTCGTCTCTCTGCACGAGCCTCGCAAGGCTGAGATGCTCCGATGGCTCGAGCATCCTTCCGACAGCAACCGTCCTGCCCGAATTGCTGATGTTGTCGTCATCCTTCCTGACGGCAAGGTCTATGATGGTCTTGTtgacctcaaggccaagaaggtgaCCAAGTGGGAGAAGCTGGATGGTCTTCAGCCTATT ATCACCCCCGAGGAGCTCAACCAGGTCGAGACCATCATGCGAAAGGACCCCGAGGTCATCAAGCAATGCGAGATCTCTGGCATCCCCGCGTCCGACATGCACAAGGTCTACTGCGATCCTTGGACTATTGGCTACGATGAGCGCTTCGGCAACTCTGTTCGTCTCCAGCAGGCCCTCATGTACTATCGTCCCGACCCGGATACCTTCCAGTACCAGTATCCCCTCGACTTCTGCCCCATTTTCGACggcgccaagaaggccatcaTCCACATCGACATCCCCAAGGTCCGACGTCCTCTCAGCAAGCAGAAGCCCATCGACTACATTCCTCGTGCTATCGAGGCTGCTGGCGGATACCGAAAGGACATCAAGCCCATCAACATTACCCAGCCCGAGGGTGTTTCTTTCACCATGAACGGCCGTGTGCTATCGTGGCAGAACTGGAAGTTCCACATTGGCTTCAACTACAAGGAGGGTATTGTCCTCAACCACATCACCTTCAACGACAAGGGCATTGAGCGTCCCGTCTTCTACCGTCTCTCGCTCTCTGAGATGGTTGTGCCTTATGGCAACCCCGAGCATCCTCACCAGCGGAAGCACGCCTTTGATCTCGGTGAATACGGTGCTGGTTACCTTACCAACtctcttgctcttggctgTGACTGCAAGGGTGTCATTCACTATCTCGATGCTGACTTTGCTACCCGCGATGGTTCTATCCGCACTATCAAGAACGCCATCTGCATTCACGAGGAGGATAACGGTATTCTCTTCAAGCACACCGACTTCAGAGATGACTCCGTCACCGTCACCCGTGCCCGCAAGCTCATCGTGCAGCAGATCTTTACTGCCGCCAACTACGAGTATGCTTGCCAATGGGTCTTCCATCAGGACGGAACCATCCAGCCTGAGATCAAGCTCACTGGTATCCTCAACACCTACTCTCTCAACCCTGGTGAGGATGCTGGCCCTTGGGGTACTGAGGTGTACCCCCAGGTCAACGCGCACAACCATCAGCATCTCTTCTGTCTCCGCATCAACCCCATGATTGACGGAACAAACAACACCGTCAACATGGTCGACACAGTCCCCAGCGATGCTCCCGTTGGCAGCCCCGAGAACTTCTACGGTAATGCTTTCTAcgccaagaagaccaagcttCGCACCAGCggcgaggccaagactgACTACAACGGCGCTACGAGCCGCACATGGGAGATGGTCAACGAGTCCAAGCTTCACCCCTACAGCAAGAAGCCTGTCTCTTACAAGCTTGTGAGCAGAGAGGTTCCTGGTCTGCTGCCTAAGCCTGGTAGCTTGGTGTGGAAGCGTGCTGGCTTTGCCCGCCACGCCGTGCACGTCACTCCTT ACCGTGATGATGAGCTCTGGCCTGCTGGTCGCCACGTCCCCCAGACCTCTGGCGAGCCCTCAATGGGTCTCCCCGAATGGATGGCCAACAACAACGAGTCTACCGAAAACACCGACATCGTCCTCTGGCACACGTTCGGCGTGACACACATCCCCGCCCCCGAGGACTTCCCTATCATGCCCGTCGAGCCCATGACGCTGCTCCTGCGGCCTCGCAACTTCTTCACCAACAACCCCTGCATGGACGTGCCGCCCAGCTACTCCATCACCCCCACCCAGGTGGCCGAGAACAAGGGCGCCCTGGATCAGACCGACAAGGTTAGCCAGCTTGCTTTTGGTGGCAAGAGCTGCTGCTCGGGTGGAAATGCTTCTGCTAGGCTGTAA